TACTTTTTTATTTTTTACTTTTATTCTGCAATTATTATGCTCTTAGTCAGCCCGGACAAGAAGAAACTGACTTTTCAGGAATTCAAAACCCAAAAGATATTCGAGAGAACATTAAGCTCCTAAAAAATCTTTATAATCACTACGCATTTAAGGATCCCGCAAAAGCACATAGTTATGTTTTAAAAGCTATTGATTTAGCTGAGAAAATCCATGACAAATCTGAAGTTCAGCAGCTTTACCATCACATGGGTGAAATTTACCGTGCTAATGGGAATTACTCACTTGCCATCGAATACTTCCTGAGATCGCTCTCCATCATCAAAGAACTAAAAATGGTGGATGCTGAAATATTCGCTTACAACGATATCGGTAATTGCTACTTTGAAATCAATGATTTTGACCATGCCCTAGTATATTACCAAAAGGGTATTTTATTAGGTAAAAAATCTCCTAAATACCGTTTCGCTTTAGCAGTTTCACTAAACAATGAAGGTTTAGTATTTACTCAAAATGGTGATTATCAAATGGCATTAGCCAATCACTTAAAAGGTTTAGAACTTAGAAAGGGAAGTAATGATTTTAGCTTATTAGCACATTCCTATAAATCAATTGGTATAGACTATACCATGTTGAATGTTTATGATTCGGCAGAATACTTTCTTAACAAAAGCATAGAATCTAATTATAAAATTGGTGATTCCTTGCAACTCTCCACCGTGAATTCTTTGAAAGGGGAATTGTATACAATCAATGGCCAATTTGCTAAAGCTGACTCCTGCTTCTTATCAGCAGAATCATATTTTAAACGCCAAAGAGCCTATTCCCCACTTGCCAAAATGTACTTAAGATGGGCCGAAAGTCTGGTTAAAAAGCAGCAATACCCTAAAGCAGAAACTCTCTTTGGATTTGCTATTGAAAATGCTAAAATTGCCAAGGCTGACCCATTAATTAGCGCAGCCTACCAAGGACTAATTAGTCTTCTTCAAAAAACAGGAAGAAATGATCAGGCCTTTGAACATTACAAAAAACTGGTTGAGATGAAAGATGGTATTCTAACCAGACAAATGCAGCAAGCTTTTGATTTAGCAACTAGTCAGGATGAAATTCATAAACTCGATAAACAAATTTCTGCCGCCAAGCTTGATAAATCTAAAGCTGACGACAAAATCAAAGCTCAATCATTTCGACTTAGAGTGATGCTTGGTGTAAGTCTTGTAGGAATTTTAGTTTTTATTCTAATGCTTTGGACAGCCCTCGTATTACGAAAACAAAACAAAGGGCTCAAAATTGCTACAACTAGAGCAGAAAATGCCTTAAAGGCAAAATCAGACTTCCTGAGCAATATGAGTCATGAAATTAGAACTCCAATGAATGGCATTGTTGGATTCACTGATTTATTGCTATCTGAAAACCTGGGAATAAAAGAAAGAGAATTTGTGCAAAGCATCAAGTTCTCAGCCGATAATCTGATGGTTATTATCAATGACATTCTGGATTATAGCAAAATTGAAGCAGGTAAACTTTCCCTTGAAAAAGCTGACTTTAACCTTCACGCTCTTATCAAAGAACTTAGCCGAAACTATCATATTCAATCTAAAGCCAAAGGTTTACATTTTGAACTTAAAATGGACGACAATGTGCCCACCATGATCAAAGGTGACCCGGTAAGAATGTTCCAAATTTTAGGGAATTTGTTAAACAATGCTATCAAGTTTACCACCGAAGGCAATATCTATTTCTCCATCAAGATAGATGCTGACGGAAAGCAATTATCATTTTCAGTCAAAGATTCAGGAATAGGAATTGCTCCAGAAAAACAAAAATACATCTTCGAAAAATTCACCCAGGCAGAGGAAAACATTACCAGAATCTTCGGAGGTAGCGGATTAGGTCTTCCAATTGCAAAAAAACTGGCCGAATTAATGGAAGGAGATATCCTTGTTCATTCAATCATTGGCCAAGGTTCTGAATTTACCCTGGTAATCCGAAACTTCCATTCCGAAAAAGCCATCGTACCTGTACCTTCTGCTGAACCAAAAATCCTGGAAGAAAAACCCAAAGTATTGACAATGCCGACAGCAAAAAACAATAAGGTGCTGAGTGTTGACGATAATTCGGTTAACCAGAAAATTATCGGACTTATGCTTAAGGGATTAGGTTACGAAGTTGATTTTGCAATGGGTGGTAAAGAAGCCTTGGATTACATCGAGAAAAACAACTACCTCTTCATCCTTATGGATTTTCACATGCCTGAAATGGACGGGTTTGAAACTACCCGAATTATTCGTGCTCTTAATTCGGAATCCAAATCAAAAACTCCAATAATGGGAGTTTCTGCCGATGTTTTTGAAAATGCAAAAAATTCAGCTATTTCTTCAGGAATGAACGCCATTTTACATAAACCAATTAAGAAGGATGACTTAGCTAACTTAGTGACCGAAATCTTAGAAAAAGGTCAGGCTGGAAAATTAGCTTCTTAAAAGAGAAATTTTGGCAAAATTTTTACTTATCCGATTCAGTTCTATCGGTGATATTATTCTCACCACCCCTATTATCCGTGCGCTAAAGGAACAAGTGCCGGAAGCAGAAGTTCATTTTCTTACAAAAAAGAACTTTGTAGGGTTGGTAAAGCATAATCCATACCTATCCAAAGTTTTCGAATATGATAATTCTCTTGCTTCACTGCTGGCCGATTTAAGAAAAGAAAACTACACGCATATACTCGATTTACATAAAAACTTAAGGTCTGCACAAGTAGTTATTTCCCTTAACAAACCAAGCACCAGCTTCGATAAACTAAACATTGAAAAATGGTTGGTTGTAAATTTAAAAGTAAATAAACTTCCGAAAGATCATTTGGTTGATCGTTACTTTAAAGCCTTTTCCAAGCTCGGTATTCATAATGACAATCAAGGACTAAATTTCTTCCCTGACCCTACCTCCCAAATCCCAGAACTTCCTTCAAATTTCTCGCCATATTTCATGGTTTGGGCCATAGGTGGAACACATTTTACCAAGCGTCTTCCTCCTGAAAGCATTCGATCCACTCTTGAAAAAATCACATACCCTTGCATCCTTCTTGGAGGAAAAGAAGATGAAACCACCGGAGAATCAATAGCTAAAGGACTACCTCATGTGCTAAATCTTAGCGGTTTAACTTCAATAGATGAATCTGCCCTTCTGATTAAGGCTTCCAAACTAGTGGTATCAAACGATACCGGCATGATGCATATCGCGGCAGCATTTCGGAAAAAAACTATAAGCATTTGGGGTAACACCATTCCCGAATTCGGCATGTATTCTTATCAGGAACAATCCAATGTAATTAATATGGAAAACTCGGATATCAAATGCCGACCTTGCTCCAAACTTGGATTTTCCAATTGTCCTCAAAAACATTTCCAATGTATGAAAAACCATTCCATCGAGGCATTGATCTCCAACATCAACACCTTTTGGAATTAGATTATTCCGTACAAACTATTTCCTTTTTCTCCTAACCTATCAACCTTTCTTTCGATATCCGGTGATTTTTCCAGCACTGGTGCATGATGAGGCTTAATTCGGGCGTCAATCAAAACCGAACCCCTGCAATACCAATGCTTATTTTCGAAACCGGTTTGCAATCCTTGTATATCATGACTTGGATTACTCCTGGTGAAACTT
This genomic stretch from Bacteroidia bacterium harbors:
- a CDS encoding tetratricopeptide repeat protein: MRKAILFYFLLLFCNYYALSQPGQEETDFSGIQNPKDIRENIKLLKNLYNHYAFKDPAKAHSYVLKAIDLAEKIHDKSEVQQLYHHMGEIYRANGNYSLAIEYFLRSLSIIKELKMVDAEIFAYNDIGNCYFEINDFDHALVYYQKGILLGKKSPKYRFALAVSLNNEGLVFTQNGDYQMALANHLKGLELRKGSNDFSLLAHSYKSIGIDYTMLNVYDSAEYFLNKSIESNYKIGDSLQLSTVNSLKGELYTINGQFAKADSCFLSAESYFKRQRAYSPLAKMYLRWAESLVKKQQYPKAETLFGFAIENAKIAKADPLISAAYQGLISLLQKTGRNDQAFEHYKKLVEMKDGILTRQMQQAFDLATSQDEIHKLDKQISAAKLDKSKADDKIKAQSFRLRVMLGVSLVGILVFILMLWTALVLRKQNKGLKIATTRAENALKAKSDFLSNMSHEIRTPMNGIVGFTDLLLSENLGIKEREFVQSIKFSADNLMVIINDILDYSKIEAGKLSLEKADFNLHALIKELSRNYHIQSKAKGLHFELKMDDNVPTMIKGDPVRMFQILGNLLNNAIKFTTEGNIYFSIKIDADGKQLSFSVKDSGIGIAPEKQKYIFEKFTQAEENITRIFGGSGLGLPIAKKLAELMEGDILVHSIIGQGSEFTLVIRNFHSEKAIVPVPSAEPKILEEKPKVLTMPTAKNNKVLSVDDNSVNQKIIGLMLKGLGYEVDFAMGGKEALDYIEKNNYLFILMDFHMPEMDGFETTRIIRALNSESKSKTPIMGVSADVFENAKNSAISSGMNAILHKPIKKDDLANLVTEILEKGQAGKLAS
- a CDS encoding glycosyltransferase family 9 protein, with the protein product MAKFLLIRFSSIGDIILTTPIIRALKEQVPEAEVHFLTKKNFVGLVKHNPYLSKVFEYDNSLASLLADLRKENYTHILDLHKNLRSAQVVISLNKPSTSFDKLNIEKWLVVNLKVNKLPKDHLVDRYFKAFSKLGIHNDNQGLNFFPDPTSQIPELPSNFSPYFMVWAIGGTHFTKRLPPESIRSTLEKITYPCILLGGKEDETTGESIAKGLPHVLNLSGLTSIDESALLIKASKLVVSNDTGMMHIAAAFRKKTISIWGNTIPEFGMYSYQEQSNVINMENSDIKCRPCSKLGFSNCPQKHFQCMKNHSIEALISNINTFWN